One Sagittula sp. P11 DNA window includes the following coding sequences:
- a CDS encoding polysaccharide biosynthesis tyrosine autokinase translates to MKSGPQTIPSSPKADQASKIDPLALLSAVWRGKILIGFVVFVALLIGGYYAYVAATPMFQSTAVVMLNNREEQVVDLNNVIGGLGSDSTVVNTEVEVLKSRVLLGKVVDQLDLTTDPEFNPSLRDPGRIDMVRTQIRNAILPRPSAPAEIPEEERQREAAINRLLGATSIRNVPSSVVFQVTVETTDRRKSALIANTIVDTYILNQLEVKFAATEQATSWLTERVSGLQQALEAAEAKVTDFRAATTLISQEALSSLEIQVKDLRDRILDAESSLVTAQARLAEMEAADTPQQKVEASRDPQLQRLLNNIDDEATAQTFENRFNQNLVRARTDVERQQDQLALLERSLTSREEQITRQNEDLITLQQLTREAEASRLLYEYFLTRLKETSAQQGIQQADSRIISPAVVPIQPSSPRKPLILAMAAMIGLLLGSAYILLRELRDRAFRTSQDLETTTGYTVVGQIPMFPIKKRRPLIEHLKTKPASAPAEAVRNLRTSVMLFNIDNPPKVLMTCSSLPGEGKTTVAFALTQNYAAMGKRVLLIEGDLRRRVFKDYLSVSSDKGLLSVLSGAATPEEVILHDELTGADILFGEKGPSNAADVFATEQFSMLMRRLRDMYDIVIIDTPPVLIVPDARLIAQNVDATLFVVRWDQTQSEQVLAALREFESVGKPVSGLVLNQISPEGMKRYGYGYANYSNYGGKYYQR, encoded by the coding sequence ATGAAGAGCGGTCCGCAGACCATCCCCTCCTCTCCCAAGGCCGATCAGGCCAGCAAGATCGATCCGCTGGCGCTGCTGTCCGCCGTCTGGCGGGGCAAGATCCTGATCGGGTTCGTGGTCTTCGTGGCCCTGCTGATCGGCGGCTACTACGCCTATGTCGCGGCCACGCCAATGTTCCAGTCGACCGCCGTCGTCATGCTGAACAACCGCGAGGAACAGGTCGTCGACCTGAACAACGTGATCGGCGGGCTGGGGTCCGACAGCACCGTCGTCAACACCGAGGTCGAGGTGCTCAAGAGCCGCGTGCTGCTGGGCAAGGTGGTCGACCAGCTCGACCTGACCACCGATCCGGAGTTCAACCCCTCCCTGCGCGACCCCGGCCGGATCGACATGGTCCGGACGCAGATCCGCAACGCCATCCTGCCCCGTCCCTCCGCCCCGGCCGAGATCCCCGAGGAGGAGCGTCAGCGCGAGGCGGCGATCAACCGCCTGCTGGGCGCCACGAGCATCCGCAACGTGCCCTCGAGCGTGGTCTTCCAGGTCACCGTCGAGACCACCGACCGGCGCAAGTCCGCGCTGATCGCCAACACCATCGTCGACACCTACATCCTCAACCAGCTCGAGGTGAAGTTCGCCGCCACCGAGCAGGCCACCAGCTGGCTGACCGAGCGCGTCAGCGGCCTGCAGCAGGCGCTGGAAGCCGCCGAGGCCAAGGTCACCGATTTCCGCGCCGCCACCACGCTGATCAGCCAGGAGGCGCTCTCCAGCCTCGAGATCCAGGTGAAGGACCTGCGCGACCGGATCCTCGACGCCGAATCCTCGCTCGTGACCGCGCAGGCCCGCCTGGCCGAGATGGAGGCCGCCGACACCCCGCAGCAGAAGGTCGAGGCCTCGCGCGATCCGCAGCTTCAGCGCCTGCTGAACAACATCGACGACGAGGCCACGGCGCAGACCTTCGAGAACCGCTTCAACCAGAACCTCGTCAGGGCGCGCACCGACGTGGAGCGGCAGCAGGACCAGCTTGCGCTGCTGGAACGCTCGCTGACCTCCCGCGAGGAGCAGATCACCCGCCAGAACGAGGACCTGATCACCCTCCAGCAGCTCACCCGCGAGGCCGAGGCCAGCCGGCTGCTCTACGAGTACTTCCTGACCCGCCTGAAGGAGACCTCGGCGCAGCAGGGCATCCAGCAGGCCGACAGCCGGATCATCTCGCCCGCCGTCGTGCCGATCCAGCCCTCCTCCCCGCGCAAGCCGCTGATCCTCGCCATGGCGGCGATGATCGGCCTGCTCCTGGGCAGCGCCTACATCCTGCTCCGCGAGCTGCGCGACCGCGCCTTCCGCACGTCGCAGGATCTCGAGACGACGACCGGCTACACGGTGGTCGGCCAGATCCCGATGTTCCCGATCAAGAAGCGCCGTCCGCTGATCGAGCACCTGAAGACGAAACCGGCCTCCGCCCCGGCAGAGGCGGTGCGCAACCTGCGCACCTCGGTCATGCTGTTCAACATCGACAACCCGCCGAAGGTGCTGATGACCTGTTCGTCCCTGCCCGGCGAAGGCAAGACCACGGTCGCCTTCGCGCTGACGCAGAACTACGCGGCCATGGGCAAGCGCGTGCTGCTGATCGAGGGCGACCTGCGCCGCCGGGTCTTCAAGGACTACCTCTCCGTCTCCAGCGACAAGGGCCTGCTGTCGGTGCTCTCCGGCGCCGCCACGCCCGAGGAGGTGATCCTGCACGACGAGCTGACCGGCGCCGACATCCTGTTCGGGGAAAAGGGGCCGAGCAACGCCGCCGACGTCTTCGCGACCGAGCAGTTCAGCATGCTGATGCGCCGCCTGCGCGACATGTACGACATCGTCATCATCGACACGCCGCCGGTGCTGATCGTGCCGGATGCGCGCCTGATCGCGCAGAACGTCGATGCAACGCTGTTCGTCGTGCGCTGGGACCAGACCCAGTCCGAGCAGGTGCTGGCCGCGCTGCGCGAATTCGAGAGCGTCGGCAAGCCGGTGAGCGGCCTCGTGCTGAACCAGATCAGCCCGGAAGGCATGAAGCGCTACGGCTACGGCTACGCCAACTACTCGAACTACGGCGGCAAGTACTACCAGCGCTGA
- the rfbC gene encoding dTDP-4-dehydrorhamnose 3,5-epimerase has protein sequence MTEFKDTPLPGLREITPRRFGDHRGFFSESYSAKVFAENGIDTVFVQDNHSLSAAVGTVRGLHFQSPPHAQAKLVRCGRGSIFDVAVDIRKGSPTYGQWYGTELSFENGRQLLVPAGFLHGFMTLQPDSEIVYKCSDFYAPECDGGVRWNDPGIGITWPETGAAPVLSDKDAAAPLLADFDSPFTWEDAA, from the coding sequence ATGACCGAATTCAAGGACACGCCCCTGCCCGGCCTCCGGGAGATCACGCCCCGCCGGTTCGGCGATCATCGCGGCTTCTTCAGCGAGAGCTACAGCGCCAAGGTCTTCGCCGAAAACGGCATCGACACGGTCTTCGTGCAGGACAACCATTCGTTGTCCGCGGCGGTGGGCACGGTGCGCGGCCTTCACTTCCAGTCGCCGCCCCATGCCCAGGCCAAGCTGGTGCGCTGCGGGCGGGGTTCGATCTTCGACGTGGCGGTCGACATCCGCAAGGGCAGCCCGACCTACGGCCAGTGGTACGGCACCGAACTCAGCTTCGAGAACGGCCGCCAGCTCCTGGTGCCCGCGGGCTTCCTGCACGGCTTCATGACGCTCCAGCCCGACAGCGAGATCGTCTACAAGTGCTCGGACTTCTATGCGCCCGAGTGCGACGGCGGCGTGCGCTGGAACGATCCCGGCATCGGAATCACCTGGCCCGAGACCGGCGCCGCGCCGGTGCTGTCGGACAAGGACGCCGCGGCCCCGCTGCTGGCGGACTTCGACAGCCCCTTCACCTGGGAGGACGCGGCATGA
- a CDS encoding sulfotransferase family 2 domain-containing protein, whose product MKSDARKFIFVHIPKCGGTSIERILFPREERTEENFWMGFVGISALPGLRRLPRRVMRPVMKMNRYQTDALQHLTALQMRHAMGRDRFYDYYRFAIVRHPTKRILSQYKYMQKRADLRSWIGMKRDDSFLEYLKKTYRRHHVHWQDQVSFLYDHRGECMVNDIVKLEEIDSGMNVVFDRLGMERIEIPHVNKSKDAPAKRPTLSENEKDIIWELFKDDFEVLGYDID is encoded by the coding sequence ATGAAGTCTGACGCCCGGAAGTTCATTTTCGTCCATATTCCGAAGTGTGGCGGGACGTCGATCGAGCGGATCCTCTTCCCGCGCGAGGAGCGCACGGAGGAAAACTTCTGGATGGGGTTCGTGGGCATCAGCGCGCTGCCGGGCCTGCGCCGCCTGCCCCGGCGGGTGATGCGCCCGGTGATGAAGATGAACCGCTACCAGACCGACGCGCTCCAGCACCTCACGGCGCTGCAGATGCGCCACGCCATGGGGCGCGACCGGTTCTACGACTACTACAGGTTCGCGATCGTGCGGCATCCCACCAAGCGGATCCTGTCGCAGTACAAGTACATGCAGAAGCGGGCGGACCTGCGGTCGTGGATCGGCATGAAGCGCGACGACAGCTTTCTCGAGTACCTGAAGAAGACCTACCGCCGCCACCACGTGCACTGGCAGGACCAGGTCTCGTTCCTCTACGACCACCGGGGCGAATGCATGGTGAACGACATCGTCAAGCTCGAGGAGATCGACAGCGGGATGAACGTCGTCTTCGACAGGCTGGGGATGGAGCGGATCGAGATCCCCCACGTCAACAAGAGCAAGGACGCCCCGGCAAAGCGCCCCACCCTCTCGGAGAACGAGAAGGACATCATCTGGGAATTGTTCAAGGACGATTTCGAGGTGCTGGGCTACGACATCGACTGA
- a CDS encoding glycosyltransferase — translation MKVAIVHYWLVGMRGGEKVLEEFCKLYPQADIYTHAAIPENLSDTIRRHRITETFIARLPGGRKHYQKYLPLMPRALDLTGYDLVISSESGPAKGVITHPDALHVCYCHSPMRYIWDQYHIYRAEAGRLTRLMMPWLAHRLRIWDTASAARVDHFVANSGFIARRIAKSWRREAAVIYPPVDVSAFSGPDLAEPEDFYLYAGELASYKRPDLVVDAFTRSGKPLVVIGEGSERRALEARAGSNVRFLGRVSFEDLKDHYRRCRALVFPGVEDFGIIPLEVMASGRPVLAFAEGGAMETVIEGRTGMFFHEPTVEAVLEGVEALERVLPGFDPQALRDHAAGFTAERFRAEFKAFVEARQAELAHHRTNPQGAVAAS, via the coding sequence ATGAAAGTTGCGATCGTTCATTACTGGCTCGTGGGGATGCGCGGCGGCGAGAAGGTGCTCGAGGAGTTCTGCAAGCTCTACCCGCAGGCCGACATCTACACCCATGCGGCGATCCCCGAGAACCTCTCGGACACGATCCGCCGCCACAGGATCACCGAGACCTTCATCGCCCGGCTGCCCGGCGGCCGGAAGCACTACCAGAAGTACCTGCCGCTGATGCCCCGGGCGCTCGACCTGACCGGCTACGACCTGGTGATCTCTTCCGAGAGCGGCCCGGCCAAGGGGGTGATCACCCATCCCGACGCGCTGCACGTCTGCTACTGCCATTCGCCGATGCGCTACATCTGGGACCAGTACCACATCTACCGGGCCGAGGCGGGCCGGCTGACGCGGCTGATGATGCCGTGGCTGGCGCACCGTCTGCGGATCTGGGACACCGCCTCGGCGGCGCGTGTCGACCACTTCGTCGCCAATTCCGGCTTCATCGCGCGGCGCATCGCCAAGAGCTGGCGGCGCGAGGCGGCGGTGATCTACCCGCCGGTGGACGTCAGCGCCTTCAGCGGGCCGGACCTCGCGGAGCCGGAGGATTTCTACCTCTACGCGGGCGAGCTGGCGAGCTACAAGCGCCCCGACCTCGTGGTCGACGCCTTCACCCGTTCCGGCAAGCCGCTGGTGGTGATCGGCGAGGGCTCTGAACGCCGCGCGCTCGAGGCGCGGGCCGGGTCCAACGTGCGGTTCCTCGGCCGGGTGTCCTTCGAGGACCTCAAGGACCATTACCGCCGCTGCCGCGCGCTGGTGTTCCCGGGCGTCGAGGACTTCGGGATCATCCCTCTGGAGGTCATGGCCTCCGGGCGCCCGGTCCTTGCCTTTGCCGAGGGCGGTGCGATGGAGACGGTGATCGAGGGCCGGACCGGCATGTTCTTCCACGAACCGACCGTCGAGGCGGTGCTCGAAGGGGTGGAGGCGCTGGAGCGCGTGCTGCCCGGCTTCGACCCGCAGGCGCTGCGCGACCACGCCGCGGGCTTCACCGCCGAACGCTTCCGGGCCGAGTTCAAGGCCTTCGTGGAGGCGCGGCAGGCCGAGCTGGCCCACCACCGCACCAACCCGCAGGGAGCCGTCGCCGCATCATGA
- a CDS encoding lipopolysaccharide biosynthesis protein — MLKGSAFILILSLLGEGLGLIMIMIVGNYYSVAEAGLLLTLQNNLFLFGTIGSLGLGTGFLRFAPHYLESGRLDTVRGLQRWIYGVALAGLALTAVGHTAFLLWSEETRAMGTGLAVAASVAILFWGLVTLDRQLLRSLKQIFWSEFSYQVIRPVGGTLILAAALLWGGGTGAIVAALLLPLVGGFFYDLWRISRRIGGLAGPADYAPRREWQASAPHYAVINLSRVALQRLDLLVVAAMLGLEAAAIYGLAARLATLSTLAVEPIRSMFQPRASLHHKQGRTEELQRDVVQGTLWIAVVSLVVAVVFLTSAPFWLQLFGDVSGGRQSIVLLFILLFGYFVMANSSVASALLLMTGSERIQGRVNAVLIFLVYPPALWLGITWFGLYGAAVATALVRTVGAVVMIWLTWRRTGILAIAKPSWRNLVTAFGPLVSRLGRRGR, encoded by the coding sequence ATGCTGAAAGGCAGCGCGTTCATCCTGATCCTCAGCCTGCTGGGCGAGGGTCTCGGCCTGATCATGATCATGATCGTCGGCAACTACTATTCCGTGGCGGAGGCCGGCCTGCTGCTGACCCTGCAGAACAACCTCTTCCTGTTCGGCACGATCGGCAGCCTCGGCCTCGGCACGGGCTTCCTGCGCTTCGCGCCGCATTACCTCGAAAGCGGGCGGCTCGACACGGTGCGCGGGCTGCAGCGCTGGATCTACGGCGTGGCGCTGGCCGGGCTGGCGCTGACGGCGGTGGGGCACACGGCCTTCCTGCTCTGGTCCGAGGAAACGCGCGCCATGGGCACCGGGCTCGCCGTGGCGGCCTCCGTGGCGATCCTGTTCTGGGGGCTGGTGACGCTGGACCGGCAGCTCCTGCGCTCGCTGAAGCAGATCTTCTGGTCGGAATTCTCCTACCAGGTCATCCGCCCGGTGGGCGGCACGCTGATCCTCGCGGCGGCGCTGCTCTGGGGCGGCGGCACCGGCGCCATCGTGGCCGCCCTGCTCCTGCCGCTGGTCGGGGGCTTCTTCTACGACCTCTGGCGCATCTCCCGCCGGATCGGCGGGCTGGCGGGCCCGGCCGATTACGCGCCGCGCCGGGAATGGCAGGCCTCGGCGCCGCATTATGCCGTCATCAACCTCTCGCGGGTCGCGCTGCAGCGGCTCGACCTCCTGGTGGTCGCGGCCATGCTCGGGCTCGAGGCGGCGGCGATCTACGGGCTCGCGGCGCGGCTCGCCACGCTCTCCACGCTGGCGGTGGAGCCGATCCGCTCGATGTTCCAGCCGCGCGCCAGCCTGCACCACAAGCAGGGCCGCACCGAGGAACTGCAGCGCGACGTGGTGCAGGGCACGCTCTGGATCGCCGTGGTCTCGCTGGTGGTGGCGGTGGTCTTCCTGACCAGCGCGCCGTTCTGGCTGCAGCTCTTCGGCGACGTCTCCGGCGGCCGGCAGAGCATCGTGCTGCTGTTCATCCTGCTGTTCGGCTATTTCGTCATGGCCAACAGCTCGGTGGCCTCCGCGCTCCTGCTCATGACGGGGAGCGAGCGTATCCAGGGCCGGGTCAACGCGGTGCTGATCTTCCTGGTCTATCCGCCGGCGCTCTGGCTGGGGATCACCTGGTTCGGGCTTTACGGCGCCGCCGTCGCCACCGCCCTGGTCCGCACGGTCGGGGCCGTGGTGATGATCTGGCTGACGTGGCGCAGGACCGGGATCCTCGCCATCGCCAAACCGAGCTGGCGCAACCTCGTCACCGCCTTCGGGCCGCTGGTATCGCGCCTCGGGCGCCGGGGTCGCTGA
- a CDS encoding sulfotransferase codes for MTKPDFIFLGASKSGSSWLHNYFVRHPDIFVPTAKDIYFFKDYYHKGTAWYEGFFAPAKPGQVAGEICHDYLHNREAISRIAADYPDAKLICSLRQPVDRVISTYLYAARHGLVEPSIREHGAKDPGLFSEGRYADDLEHVYAHFPREQVLVFLYDDLLEDPEALARRISDFLGVPYFEYDRIGERVRAASKARAPGVNKLGKKVASALRAAGLHNLLGALKNSAMVQKVLYKPITVDNTAHYEELPPEEIARYIDNIRRLEKMIDRPLDGWVRDIEAHAPGA; via the coding sequence ATGACGAAACCCGACTTCATCTTCCTCGGCGCCAGCAAGTCCGGCTCCTCGTGGCTGCACAACTACTTCGTCCGCCACCCGGACATCTTCGTGCCCACCGCCAAGGACATCTATTTCTTCAAGGATTACTACCACAAGGGCACCGCCTGGTACGAAGGCTTCTTCGCCCCGGCGAAACCCGGGCAGGTGGCCGGCGAGATCTGCCACGACTACCTGCACAACCGCGAGGCCATCTCGCGGATCGCCGCCGACTATCCCGACGCAAAGCTCATCTGCTCGCTGCGCCAGCCGGTGGACCGGGTGATCTCCACCTATCTCTACGCCGCGCGGCACGGGCTGGTGGAGCCCTCGATCCGGGAGCACGGCGCGAAGGACCCGGGCCTGTTCTCCGAGGGGCGCTATGCCGACGACCTCGAACACGTCTACGCGCATTTCCCGCGCGAACAGGTGCTGGTCTTCCTCTACGACGACCTTCTGGAGGACCCCGAGGCGCTGGCGCGGCGGATCTCGGACTTCCTCGGCGTGCCCTACTTCGAATACGACCGGATCGGCGAGCGCGTGCGCGCCGCGTCGAAGGCGCGGGCCCCCGGCGTGAACAAGCTGGGCAAGAAGGTCGCCTCGGCGCTGCGCGCGGCGGGGCTGCACAACCTTCTGGGCGCGCTGAAGAACAGCGCAATGGTGCAGAAGGTGCTCTACAAGCCGATCACGGTGGACAACACCGCGCATTACGAGGAGCTGCCGCCGGAGGAGATCGCGCGCTACATCGACAACATCCGCCGGCTGGAGAAGATGATCGACCGCCCGCTGGACGGCTGGGTGCGGGACATCGAGGCGCACGCCCCCGGCGCCTGA
- a CDS encoding glycosyltransferase family 2 protein: MTQKFVADLSVVLPAYRRVKEVCELIDDLAEAQKTAQFRVVIINDKGPEEAYEATRAYAEEKLEWLTISRNDENLGIDRNIDRCLAAAETEFVLAIGDDDRVNVPNFIALLEALPTIGDDLTLVEYSYVYEDLTMQKEQVIDLGPAPDFSTIEARRRFLFARGTKLGFLGSVLFRTEAYRSHADPAFLGTWFNHVGAALNILFDEACTIGWWSSPVVLNRAGDIRVTSWSDQMFDVIHGWWRMIELSCKSHGKCTIEEYRARKAEVTFQYDSPMWMLSRRSENLITWDSLPTLFSTFGIEGAARMKYYATCMLPPSLCLAMKKSARAIGK; encoded by the coding sequence ATGACCCAGAAATTCGTCGCGGACCTGTCTGTCGTGCTGCCTGCCTACAGGCGCGTCAAGGAAGTCTGCGAGCTGATCGACGACCTCGCGGAGGCGCAGAAGACGGCGCAGTTCCGGGTCGTCATCATCAACGACAAGGGCCCCGAAGAGGCCTACGAGGCGACCCGCGCCTATGCCGAGGAAAAGCTCGAGTGGCTGACCATCTCGCGCAACGACGAGAACCTCGGGATCGACCGCAACATCGACCGCTGCCTTGCCGCGGCGGAGACGGAATTCGTGCTGGCCATCGGCGACGACGACCGGGTGAACGTGCCGAACTTCATCGCCCTGCTGGAGGCGCTGCCGACGATCGGCGACGACCTCACCCTCGTGGAATACAGCTACGTCTACGAGGACCTGACCATGCAGAAGGAACAGGTGATCGACCTCGGCCCCGCGCCGGATTTCTCGACCATCGAGGCGCGGCGGCGGTTCCTCTTCGCGCGCGGCACCAAGCTGGGCTTCCTCGGCTCCGTGCTGTTCCGCACCGAGGCCTACCGCAGCCATGCCGACCCGGCGTTCCTCGGGACCTGGTTCAACCACGTGGGCGCGGCGCTCAACATCCTGTTCGACGAGGCCTGCACCATCGGCTGGTGGTCGAGCCCCGTGGTGCTGAACCGCGCCGGCGACATCCGGGTGACAAGCTGGTCGGACCAGATGTTCGACGTGATCCACGGCTGGTGGCGGATGATCGAGCTGTCCTGCAAGAGCCACGGCAAGTGCACGATCGAGGAATACCGCGCCCGCAAGGCGGAGGTGACCTTCCAGTACGACAGCCCGATGTGGATGCTGTCGCGCCGGTCGGAGAACCTGATCACCTGGGACAGCCTGCCCACGCTGTTCAGCACCTTCGGCATCGAGGGGGCGGCACGGATGAAGTACTACGCGACCTGCATGCTGCCGCCGAGCCTGTGTCTCGCGATGAAGAAATCGGCGCGGGCAATCGGCAAATGA
- a CDS encoding glycosyltransferase family 2 protein, with amino-acid sequence MPEHTRPEANGSAWQVPSHDEAVYFPKAHRHALVIPVINEGDRIRGQLQRIQAAGLPVDVVVADGGSTDGSLDPSFVETVNVRAVLTKTGPGKLSAQLRMAYAWCLRQGYDGIVTIDGNGKDGVGAVADMVAKLDEGYDYVQGSRYLPGGLAEHTPLERTIANRLVHAPLLSLAGRQWYTDTTNGFRGYSARYLLDPRVQPFRDVFQRYELLFYLTVRAGQLGFRIAHVPVERRYPKNEKTPTKITGFGGKFDVLKQAIGAATGSFAPKRSARHE; translated from the coding sequence ATGCCCGAACACACACGTCCCGAAGCAAACGGCAGCGCCTGGCAGGTTCCGAGCCACGACGAGGCCGTCTATTTCCCCAAGGCGCACCGCCACGCGCTGGTCATTCCCGTCATCAACGAAGGCGACCGAATCCGCGGGCAGCTGCAGCGCATCCAGGCCGCCGGGCTGCCGGTCGACGTGGTCGTGGCCGACGGCGGGTCGACCGACGGCTCGCTCGATCCGTCCTTCGTCGAGACGGTGAACGTGCGCGCCGTGCTGACCAAGACCGGGCCGGGCAAGCTGAGCGCGCAGCTGCGCATGGCCTATGCCTGGTGCCTCCGGCAGGGCTATGACGGCATCGTCACCATCGACGGCAACGGCAAGGACGGGGTCGGGGCGGTGGCCGACATGGTCGCGAAGCTCGACGAGGGCTACGACTACGTGCAGGGCTCGCGCTACCTGCCCGGCGGGCTGGCCGAGCACACGCCGCTGGAACGCACCATCGCCAACCGCCTCGTCCATGCGCCGCTGCTCAGCCTGGCGGGGCGGCAGTGGTACACCGACACCACCAACGGCTTCCGGGGCTATTCGGCGCGCTACCTGCTGGACCCGCGGGTGCAGCCCTTCCGCGACGTGTTCCAGCGCTACGAGCTGCTGTTCTACCTGACCGTCCGCGCCGGCCAGCTGGGGTTCCGCATCGCCCATGTCCCGGTCGAGCGGCGCTATCCGAAGAACGAGAAGACGCCCACCAAGATCACCGGCTTCGGGGGCAAGTTCGACGTGCTCAAGCAGGCGATCGGCGCCGCCACCGGCAGCTTCGCCCCGAAGCGGAGCGCCCGGCATGAGTAG
- a CDS encoding GtrA family protein, protein MEVVRFFGVSLLGVIFDIAVAYALASHTGIPLWIAAALGFIAAAGVNYMLHEIWTFRDGARRLSRVRAMKYLGASVATLLTRIAVVAVLEGALDGRYPLAILICGAGVSFFVNFALSKIFVFSNPSLKAD, encoded by the coding sequence ATGGAGGTGGTCCGGTTCTTCGGCGTGTCGCTCCTGGGGGTGATCTTCGACATCGCGGTGGCCTATGCGCTGGCCAGCCACACCGGCATCCCGCTGTGGATCGCCGCCGCCCTGGGCTTCATCGCCGCCGCGGGCGTGAACTACATGCTGCACGAGATCTGGACCTTCCGGGACGGCGCCCGGCGCCTCTCAAGGGTCCGCGCCATGAAGTACCTCGGCGCCTCTGTGGCCACGCTGCTGACCCGGATCGCCGTGGTCGCGGTGCTGGAAGGCGCGCTCGACGGCCGCTACCCGCTGGCCATCCTGATCTGCGGGGCGGGCGTGTCGTTCTTCGTCAACTTCGCCCTCAGCAAGATATTCGTCTTCTCCAACCCTTCCCTGAAAGCCGACTGA
- a CDS encoding FAD-binding oxidoreductase: MTGPSTQFDYVIVGGGFYGCCLALYLRSISERVLLVEASDKLMSRASRVNQARVHTGFHYPRSAVTAVKSMLLHRRFLRDFPEAVVDDFQMLYAIARRRSKVGAKKFYRMFRDMGAPIEPATPNQLALFDPDMIEAAFACFEVSFDYSVLERLMAERLAAAGVHVRLSTKLETLSDTADGVVAGLSDGTEVTARYAFNITYSQINTVLAAAGLPRAQLKHELAELALVTPPPEMQNIGVTVMDGPFFSCMPYPSENLYSLTHVRYTPHDSWADDVSLRDPYAYFAGRTLETRYAHMLRDAQRYMPCLARCRYERSIFDVKTVLIKNEGDDGRPILYQQKPAESHVISILGGKIDNIYDLFDLVRQTGSEFSGAHDGLVLDRCA, translated from the coding sequence ATGACCGGCCCGTCGACCCAGTTCGACTACGTCATCGTCGGCGGCGGCTTCTACGGCTGCTGCCTGGCGCTGTACCTGCGGTCGATCTCGGAGCGGGTGCTGCTGGTGGAGGCTTCGGACAAGCTGATGAGCCGGGCCTCGCGGGTCAACCAGGCGCGGGTGCACACCGGGTTCCACTATCCCCGCTCGGCGGTGACGGCGGTGAAGTCCATGCTGCTGCACCGCCGCTTCCTGCGCGACTTCCCCGAGGCGGTCGTCGACGACTTCCAGATGCTCTACGCCATCGCGCGGCGCCGGTCGAAGGTCGGGGCCAAGAAGTTCTACCGGATGTTCCGCGACATGGGCGCGCCGATCGAGCCCGCCACCCCCAACCAGCTGGCGCTGTTCGACCCCGACATGATCGAGGCGGCCTTTGCCTGCTTCGAGGTGTCCTTCGACTATTCCGTCCTCGAACGGCTGATGGCGGAGCGGCTGGCGGCGGCGGGGGTCCACGTGCGGCTCTCGACGAAGCTGGAGACCCTCTCCGACACGGCCGACGGGGTGGTGGCCGGGCTGTCGGACGGCACGGAGGTGACGGCGCGCTACGCCTTCAACATCACCTATTCGCAGATCAACACCGTGCTCGCCGCCGCCGGCCTGCCCAGGGCGCAGCTGAAGCACGAGCTGGCGGAGCTGGCGCTGGTCACCCCGCCGCCCGAGATGCAGAACATCGGCGTGACGGTGATGGACGGGCCGTTCTTCTCCTGCATGCCCTACCCGTCGGAGAACCTCTATTCGCTGACCCACGTGCGCTACACGCCGCACGACAGCTGGGCCGACGACGTGAGCCTGCGCGACCCCTACGCCTATTTCGCCGGCCGCACGCTGGAGACGCGTTATGCCCACATGCTGCGCGACGCGCAGCGTTACATGCCCTGTCTCGCGCGGTGCCGCTACGAACGCTCGATCTTCGACGTGAAGACCGTTCTCATCAAGAACGAGGGCGACGACGGGCGGCCGATCCTCTACCAGCAGAAACCGGCGGAGAGCCACGTGATCTCGATCCTCGGCGGCAAGATCGACAACATCTACGACCTCTTCGACCTCGTGCGGCAGACCGGCAGCGAGTTCTCCGGCGCCCACGACGGGCTCGTGCTCGACAGGTGCGCGTGA